From the Rhodococcus sp. NBC_00297 genome, one window contains:
- a CDS encoding tyrosine-type recombinase/integrase — MSAMDTVGSGASRAEGSADHLLRDGLSLLAPEETVLAAMIEGWEQQQRSRMLANLTIERRTQIVRRLVIFTNDYPWQWSSADVEEWTTHLVESGAAHSTVRLYQMAASLFCSYISDVRYRWHEVCERHFGVHPVQIFHEWNMVVHRSEHEGRPGNRPLTRDELQAFFDYCDTQVNRVGASGRKGWLASYRDATLFKVIHAWGLRRREASMLDTVDWTANPAAAEFGRYGALSVRHGKALSGGPPRRRTVLTTMEWAAEAVDEWVTEIRPLYGSDQLALWPTERSARVGAVSISQRFAEYRNAVGLEKHLGPHCLRHSYATHLLEDGFDHLFVQQQLGHSWGSTTAIYTSVGTDYKNNALRRALSRAFTTASTDEEN, encoded by the coding sequence ATGTCGGCCATGGACACCGTCGGGTCCGGCGCTTCTCGCGCCGAGGGGTCGGCAGATCACCTGTTGCGAGACGGCCTGTCGCTGCTCGCGCCCGAGGAAACCGTGCTGGCGGCGATGATCGAAGGGTGGGAGCAACAGCAGCGCTCGCGGATGCTCGCGAACTTGACCATCGAGCGTCGGACACAGATCGTGCGCCGGTTGGTGATCTTCACCAACGACTACCCGTGGCAGTGGTCGTCGGCGGACGTCGAGGAGTGGACGACGCATCTGGTGGAGTCGGGGGCCGCGCATTCGACGGTGCGGTTGTATCAGATGGCGGCATCGCTGTTCTGCAGCTACATCTCCGACGTCCGCTACCGGTGGCACGAGGTCTGTGAGCGGCACTTCGGGGTGCACCCGGTGCAGATCTTCCACGAGTGGAACATGGTCGTGCACCGCAGCGAGCACGAAGGGCGACCCGGGAATCGGCCGCTCACCCGCGACGAGCTGCAGGCGTTCTTCGACTACTGCGACACCCAGGTGAACCGGGTCGGTGCCTCCGGTCGCAAGGGATGGCTGGCGAGCTATCGCGACGCGACGCTGTTCAAGGTGATCCACGCCTGGGGTCTGCGCCGCCGGGAGGCCTCGATGCTCGACACGGTCGACTGGACCGCCAACCCGGCGGCCGCCGAGTTCGGCCGTTATGGGGCGCTGTCGGTGCGCCACGGCAAAGCCCTCTCCGGCGGACCGCCGCGGCGCCGCACGGTCCTGACCACCATGGAGTGGGCCGCCGAGGCCGTCGACGAGTGGGTCACCGAGATCCGGCCTCTCTACGGCTCCGATCAGCTCGCCCTCTGGCCCACTGAGCGCAGCGCACGGGTGGGAGCGGTGTCGATCTCCCAACGGTTCGCCGAGTACCGCAACGCCGTCGGGCTCGAGAAGCACCTCGGCCCGCACTGTCTGCGCCACTCGTATGCGACACATCTGCTCGAGGACGGCTTCGATCACCTCTTCGTCCAACAACAACTCGGACACTCCTGGGGATCGACCACCGCGATCTA
- a CDS encoding VOC family protein, translated as MAMSRAVPALPVRHIETAIAVYTRAFGFTAQYSDPTFAKLTRDDVEIHLWASDDDSWTTRTDPAPWPVCSGAETFLAGTASCRITVDEITELYDELSRAGVLHPADAGHPVATDWGTTEFATVDGDGNLITFSTNTIRTESAVVDGDGDAVTTS; from the coding sequence ATGGCTATGTCCAGAGCGGTCCCCGCGCTGCCGGTACGGCACATCGAGACCGCGATCGCCGTCTACACCCGCGCCTTCGGCTTCACGGCGCAGTACTCCGATCCCACCTTCGCCAAGCTCACTCGAGACGACGTCGAGATCCACCTGTGGGCCTCCGACGACGACAGCTGGACCACCCGCACCGACCCTGCGCCGTGGCCGGTGTGCAGCGGAGCGGAGACCTTCCTCGCCGGAACGGCCAGCTGCCGCATCACCGTCGACGAGATCACGGAACTGTACGACGAACTCTCGCGCGCGGGCGTCCTGCACCCAGCAGACGCCGGCCACCCCGTCGCGACGGACTGGGGAACGACGGAGTTCGCGACCGTCGACGGCGACGGCAACCTGATCACGTTCTCCACGAACACTATTCGAACCGAAAGCGCGGTCGTCGACGGTGACGGTGACGCTGTCACTACTTCCTGA
- a CDS encoding alkylmercury lyase: MKVEILYFDGCPNWQEAADRVRAAASLIEQSDIEIGHRLISSDAEAAASAFAGSPTILIDGVDAFDDAVQLTELACRVYSTDRGLAGLPTVDQLAASLQSKDEALQR; encoded by the coding sequence ATGAAGGTGGAAATCTTGTACTTCGACGGGTGCCCGAACTGGCAGGAAGCTGCGGACCGGGTTCGCGCTGCAGCCAGCCTGATCGAACAGTCAGACATCGAGATCGGTCACCGGCTGATCTCCTCCGACGCCGAGGCAGCGGCGTCGGCCTTCGCCGGCTCACCGACCATCCTCATCGACGGCGTCGATGCCTTCGACGATGCCGTGCAACTGACCGAACTCGCCTGCCGCGTCTACTCGACCGACCGCGGCCTGGCGGGTCTGCCGACCGTCGACCAACTCGCCGCGTCGCTGCAATCGAAAGACGAAGCGCTGCAACGATGA
- a CDS encoding aldo/keto reductase yields the protein MKTYELPGTDLRASSVVLGLMRIETLSDEEIRTLVGTARDAGVSVFDHADIYGSDRHACERRFGDAVSFASDRDDVIVQSKVGIREGFYDFSSDHILTTVDESLAALRTDHLDVLLLHRPDTLVEPAEVAAAFDTLHTAGKVRHFGVSNHTPGQIEVLKTEVRQPLIVNQVQLSITHAPLVAAGLAANIAGLEQSVDRDNGLLDHARLNGVTLQAWSPFQKGTSDGVFLGDRENYPELDDALRELASQFGTTPTAIATAWITRHPANIQVVLGTTDPGRVREAAAGSDVVLSREQWYRLFRAAGHTLP from the coding sequence ATGAAGACCTACGAGCTACCCGGCACCGATCTCCGCGCGTCCAGCGTCGTGCTCGGCCTCATGCGCATCGAGACGCTGAGCGACGAGGAGATTCGAACACTCGTCGGGACCGCGCGTGATGCGGGAGTGTCGGTCTTCGACCACGCGGACATCTACGGCAGCGATCGTCACGCCTGCGAGCGCAGGTTCGGCGACGCCGTGTCGTTCGCATCGGATCGAGACGACGTCATCGTCCAGAGCAAGGTGGGCATCCGAGAAGGGTTCTACGACTTCTCGTCCGACCACATCCTGACCACCGTCGACGAGTCTCTCGCCGCCTTGCGTACCGATCACCTCGACGTCCTGTTGCTGCACCGGCCGGACACCCTCGTGGAGCCGGCCGAAGTCGCGGCGGCCTTCGACACGCTGCACACGGCGGGCAAGGTGCGGCATTTCGGAGTCTCGAACCACACTCCCGGACAGATCGAGGTGCTGAAGACCGAGGTGCGACAGCCTCTGATCGTGAACCAGGTTCAGCTGAGCATCACGCATGCACCGCTCGTGGCGGCCGGTCTCGCGGCGAACATCGCCGGGCTCGAGCAGTCGGTCGACCGCGACAACGGTCTGCTCGATCACGCGCGACTGAACGGCGTCACTCTGCAGGCGTGGTCACCGTTCCAGAAGGGGACGTCGGACGGCGTGTTCCTCGGTGATCGCGAGAACTACCCCGAACTGGACGACGCGCTCCGCGAGCTCGCCTCCCAGTTCGGAACCACGCCCACCGCGATCGCCACCGCGTGGATCACCCGGCACCCGGCGAACATTCAAGTGGTGCTCGGAACCACCGACCCCGGCCGCGTGCGGGAAGCTGCCGCCGGTTCGGACGTGGTTCTGAGCCGGGAGCAGTGGTACCGCCTCTTCCGCGCTGCAGGGCACACGTTGCCGTGA
- a CDS encoding VOC family protein, with translation MRPHVHLSGQLICRDDAESAVVSECLPRHVELTRAEPGCVSFDVQQSDDPLVWQVDEYFTDDAAFARHQERVSSSEWGRRTAGIERRYVVERERDVAPTTRGPLRTAGISLDCADPEELVRFYLALLGGRRLWGDDQASGMRTDEGLVLVAQKVEEYTPPEWPGTAVVHLDIDAGNDLAGAVRYAETCGARQSEAQVDSRWAVLLDPAGHPFCITTMVWSKDAE, from the coding sequence ATGCGCCCGCACGTCCACCTCAGCGGTCAGCTGATCTGTCGGGACGATGCCGAGTCGGCCGTCGTGTCGGAGTGTCTGCCCCGCCATGTCGAGCTGACCCGGGCCGAACCCGGGTGCGTGTCCTTCGACGTCCAGCAGAGCGACGACCCCCTCGTGTGGCAGGTGGACGAGTACTTCACCGACGACGCCGCCTTCGCACGACATCAGGAGCGAGTCTCGTCGAGTGAGTGGGGCAGACGGACGGCGGGCATCGAACGGCGGTACGTCGTGGAGCGCGAACGCGACGTCGCCCCGACGACGAGGGGGCCGTTACGCACCGCAGGCATCTCTCTGGATTGCGCCGATCCGGAGGAACTCGTTCGGTTCTATCTGGCCCTCCTCGGTGGTCGTCGACTCTGGGGTGACGACCAGGCGTCCGGGATGCGCACCGATGAGGGGCTCGTCCTGGTGGCGCAGAAGGTCGAGGAGTACACACCTCCCGAGTGGCCCGGAACCGCCGTGGTGCATCTGGACATCGACGCGGGCAACGACCTGGCCGGCGCGGTGCGGTACGCAGAAACCTGCGGCGCGCGACAGTCCGAAGCGCAGGTCGATTCTCGGTGGGCTGTTCTCCTCGATCCGGCCGGACATCCGTTCTGCATCACGACGATGGTGTGGTCGAAGGATGCGGAATAG